From Streptomyces fungicidicus, one genomic window encodes:
- a CDS encoding HIT family protein, with protein MVDQSACPFCVIVAGGDSSARLVYRTQEVTAFFPLEQATRGHTLVVPNRHVSDLTDLNAVEGRDLGEALLRAAHAIRSALAPDGLNVIQSTGAAATQTVPHVHFHLVPRWSGDRMVLRWPAGAAEDGQAQSQTLAAIQSALFNEVSVVGPEDRRQHLAFIQAIITRMSQASSSSKAWLLPIVTATYGYAITKSSIFVALLGLLAVLVFGVLDANYLKQERAFRKLYDEVAAGRSIPAFSLNPALASPAGSRVNYWPDWPDIRSWAVAPVYGPLLLAGMGIGAWLLYR; from the coding sequence ATGGTAGATCAATCTGCATGCCCCTTTTGCGTGATTGTTGCAGGGGGCGACTCCAGTGCGAGGCTGGTGTATCGCACCCAAGAGGTCACCGCATTCTTTCCATTGGAACAAGCCACTCGCGGCCACACTTTGGTAGTGCCGAACCGTCATGTTTCAGACCTGACAGATCTCAACGCTGTTGAGGGCCGTGATTTGGGTGAAGCGCTCCTCAGGGCAGCACATGCGATCCGCTCGGCCCTAGCTCCGGATGGTTTGAACGTGATTCAGTCGACTGGGGCAGCCGCCACTCAAACCGTACCTCACGTGCATTTTCACCTCGTGCCCCGATGGTCGGGGGATCGCATGGTGCTTAGATGGCCCGCGGGTGCGGCCGAAGATGGTCAAGCCCAAAGTCAGACTCTCGCCGCGATTCAGTCTGCGCTTTTCAACGAAGTGAGCGTGGTTGGGCCAGAGGATCGTCGGCAGCACTTGGCATTTATCCAAGCGATAATTACGCGCATGTCGCAGGCGTCGTCATCCTCGAAGGCGTGGCTGCTTCCGATTGTAACCGCGACTTACGGATACGCGATCACGAAGAGTTCGATTTTCGTGGCGCTTCTCGGCCTTTTGGCGGTACTTGTCTTTGGTGTCCTTGATGCTAATTATCTAAAGCAGGAGCGTGCCTTTCGAAAGCTCTATGACGAGGTGGCGGCCGGTCGTTCAATTCCTGCATTCTCCTTGAATCCTGCTCTGGCATCGCCAGCGGGTTCCAGAGTCAACTATTGGCCCGATTGGCCCGATATTAGATCGTGGGCGGTTGCTCCTGTTTATGGACCCTTGCTGCTTGCGGGGATGGGTATAGGAGCCTGGCTGCTCTACCGTTGA
- a CDS encoding TIR domain-containing protein: MAKTVFYSFHYEQDVHRVQLVRNINALEAQPLLNSQDWEQVRRRGDEAIKNWIHKQMAYKKAVIVLIGKCTASRPWVMYEIKKAWADKKPLLGIRIHGLSALGSVDSAGSDPFAKAIGAGVVPVFDPAMQDWSGKTDSKATYNKLRDNLESWSEQGVIRRSW; this comes from the coding sequence ATGGCCAAGACAGTCTTCTACAGCTTCCACTACGAACAAGATGTCCACCGCGTCCAGTTGGTTCGCAATATTAACGCGCTCGAAGCGCAGCCACTGTTGAACTCTCAGGACTGGGAGCAGGTGCGTAGGCGTGGAGACGAGGCAATCAAGAATTGGATTCACAAGCAGATGGCGTACAAGAAGGCCGTCATCGTCTTGATCGGAAAGTGCACGGCAAGTCGACCCTGGGTCATGTATGAGATTAAGAAGGCATGGGCTGACAAGAAGCCGCTGCTAGGGATCCGAATCCATGGACTCTCGGCACTGGGGAGCGTTGATAGTGCGGGTTCCGACCCATTTGCCAAGGCTATTGGTGCAGGGGTAGTGCCGGTATTTGATCCCGCGATGCAGGATTGGTCGGGAAAGACCGACAGTAAGGCGACCTATAACAAACTGCGTGACAACTTGGAGTCTTGGTCGGAGCAGGGGGTGATTAGGCGGTCATGGTAG
- a CDS encoding stealth family protein encodes MDIRHRVPAPAGVRAARDLLARLRPWPAALLWALRTAPARRRLRAAVPGLRRVTFGATRLYGSTVTGYTAADAVETDLERVCSLLEELGVPYFLVPADHGHSAPRQVVGVEETYRDAVLARAAHRLAGTCGYVGAVGPDGAVTTAVLWADGRLPRALGRAAVLRTGTVRLGPCGQVLTGLEAGCDIEFWRPGREFGADPSWLTVPGGRLPDVFGPALVAPRRNPVSEVLPPAARRPAAVTRRRRSVPTFEPFAEPGIDEVCFPVDAVYTWVDGDDPALAAKRRAHRALSGGLIAPRETGASRYTSHDELRYALRSLEMYAGFVRRVYLVTDSQVPAWLDPDAEGLTVVDHREILPPDALPVFNSHAIESRLHHIPGLSEHYLYFNDDVFINRPVAAEHFFHGNGIARIPLSPLKLGVGAPHPLEPAPNSAGKNAREVVRRFHGRYPTHKSLHTPHPQLLSVMREMEDLGIAELERTSYSRFRSVADVAPASTLHHHWAIATGRAVPADYRFRYVQLGTPDMRRRLARLAAGEDVDFFCLNDVDTTEAARPGARSALQGFLEQKYPFPSRFEAAPRPVTPLTAARPPRPEPQLRD; translated from the coding sequence ATGGACATCCGTCATCGCGTCCCGGCCCCCGCGGGCGTGCGGGCCGCCCGGGACCTGCTGGCACGTCTGCGGCCCTGGCCGGCGGCCCTGCTCTGGGCGCTGCGCACGGCCCCGGCCCGGCGGCGGCTGCGGGCCGCAGTCCCCGGACTGCGCCGGGTCACCTTCGGAGCGACCCGGCTGTACGGGAGCACGGTCACCGGCTACACCGCCGCGGACGCCGTCGAGACCGACCTCGAACGGGTGTGCTCCCTGCTGGAGGAGCTCGGCGTCCCCTACTTCCTGGTCCCCGCCGACCACGGGCACAGCGCGCCCCGCCAGGTCGTCGGCGTCGAGGAGACCTACCGCGACGCGGTACTCGCCCGGGCCGCCCACCGCCTGGCCGGCACCTGCGGGTACGTCGGCGCCGTGGGGCCGGACGGCGCCGTGACGACGGCGGTGCTGTGGGCCGACGGGAGGCTGCCGCGGGCGCTCGGACGGGCCGCGGTGCTGCGCACCGGCACGGTCCGCCTCGGCCCCTGCGGGCAGGTGCTCACCGGTCTGGAGGCGGGGTGCGACATCGAGTTCTGGCGGCCTGGCCGGGAGTTCGGCGCCGACCCCTCCTGGCTCACCGTGCCGGGCGGCCGGCTGCCGGACGTCTTCGGTCCGGCACTCGTCGCCCCGCGCCGCAACCCCGTCTCGGAGGTGCTCCCGCCGGCGGCGCGGCGGCCGGCCGCGGTGACGCGCCGCCGCCGCAGCGTGCCGACCTTCGAGCCGTTCGCTGAGCCGGGCATCGACGAGGTGTGCTTCCCGGTCGACGCCGTGTACACCTGGGTCGACGGGGACGATCCGGCGCTGGCCGCGAAGCGCCGCGCCCACCGGGCGCTCTCCGGCGGCCTCATCGCCCCGCGCGAGACCGGCGCCTCCCGCTACACCAGCCACGACGAGCTCAGGTACGCGCTGCGCTCACTGGAGATGTACGCCGGGTTCGTACGGCGCGTCTACCTCGTCACCGACTCCCAGGTCCCCGCCTGGCTGGACCCGGACGCGGAGGGCCTGACCGTCGTCGACCACCGGGAGATCCTCCCGCCGGACGCGCTGCCCGTCTTCAACTCGCACGCGATCGAGAGCCGGCTGCACCACATACCGGGCCTGTCGGAGCACTACCTCTACTTCAACGACGACGTCTTCATCAACCGCCCGGTGGCCGCCGAGCACTTCTTCCACGGCAACGGCATCGCCCGCATCCCGCTGTCCCCGCTGAAGCTCGGCGTAGGCGCCCCGCACCCGCTCGAACCGGCCCCGAACTCCGCAGGCAAGAACGCCCGCGAGGTGGTCCGCCGCTTCCACGGCCGGTACCCCACCCACAAGTCGCTGCACACCCCGCACCCCCAACTGCTGTCGGTGATGCGCGAGATGGAGGATCTCGGGATCGCGGAACTGGAACGCACGTCGTACTCCCGTTTCCGCTCCGTCGCGGACGTCGCCCCGGCGTCCACGCTCCACCACCACTGGGCGATCGCGACCGGCCGGGCCGTCCCCGCCGACTACCGCTTCCGCTACGTGCAGCTGGGCACCCCGGACATGCGGCGCCGCCTGGCCCGCCTCGCGGCCGGCGAGGACGTCGACTTCTTCTGCCTCAACGACGTGGACACCACCGAGGCGGCCAGGCCCGGGGCCCGGAGCGCCCTGCAGGGCTTCCTGGAGCAGAAGTACCCGTTCCCCAGCCGCTTCGAGGCCGCCCCCCGCCCGGTCACCCCTCTCACCGCGGCCCGCCCGCCCCGCCCCGAACCCCAGCTGCGCGACTGA
- a CDS encoding COG4315 family predicted lipoprotein, with amino-acid sequence MRRLRQAVLWTAALVSIAAASGCSDDGGGGSSSYSTPSSKAPSSASAGAPAMVKTASAGDLGTILVDGKGHTLYLFEADKSTTSTCDGACASAWPPLLTSGAPTAGGSVKSDLLGTSKRSDGKTQVTYHGHPVYGYAGDSKPGDTNGQALNQFGAKWYVLDTAGDKVAKS; translated from the coding sequence ATGAGGCGACTCCGTCAGGCCGTCCTGTGGACCGCCGCCCTTGTGTCGATCGCTGCCGCGAGTGGCTGCTCCGATGACGGCGGCGGCGGCTCGTCCTCCTACTCGACGCCGTCGAGCAAGGCACCGAGCAGCGCGTCGGCCGGTGCCCCCGCCATGGTGAAGACCGCCTCGGCCGGCGATCTCGGCACGATCCTGGTCGACGGGAAGGGCCACACCCTCTATCTGTTCGAGGCGGACAAGTCGACGACCTCGACCTGCGACGGGGCGTGCGCCTCGGCCTGGCCGCCGCTGCTGACCTCCGGGGCGCCCACCGCCGGCGGCTCGGTGAAGTCGGATCTGCTGGGCACGTCGAAGCGGTCCGACGGCAAGACGCAGGTCACGTACCACGGGCACCCGGTCTACGGATACGCCGGGGACTCCAAGCCGGGCGACACCAACGGCCAGGCGCTGAACCAGTTCGGCGCCAAGTGGTACGTGCTCGACACCGCCGGCGACAAGGTCGCCAAGAGCTGA
- a CDS encoding type II toxin-antitoxin system RelE family toxin, with the protein MGYVTRFTPHAQRDMLKVERPDALRILYRIAELQKAMDVGDVAAFDIKALQGQSTRWRLRIGDYQVVYTVEDGQLVAWTLAIGNVGDPNGLNCTQPSFPCDNAT; encoded by the coding sequence ATGGGCTACGTCACTCGTTTCACGCCGCATGCCCAGCGGGACATGCTCAAGGTTGAGCGCCCGGACGCCCTGCGGATTCTGTACCGCATCGCCGAACTCCAGAAGGCGATGGACGTCGGGGATGTCGCGGCGTTCGACATCAAGGCCCTCCAGGGGCAAAGCACCCGTTGGCGGCTGAGGATTGGCGACTACCAGGTCGTCTACACCGTCGAGGACGGACAACTGGTCGCGTGGACCTTGGCCATTGGTAACGTTGGCGACCCAAACGGGCTGAACTGTACTCAGCCGTCTTTTCCTTGCGATAACGCCACCTAA
- a CDS encoding calcium-binding protein has protein sequence MSRFAAPPGTGQGGGRDTAPSVAAARAVRRRPVGRATSRGVVVGAVAVLLAGAGTSVGAAAGTASGDPVVSGATVNSGRDVIVGITHDVRFSVTVTGSDDSGLSFADVDLKGPHGGFYTTDAYCETPTACTTGFTVNAHPAPGSDDWVDLANANAGTWSVDALVDAGDGDSRFAPGVGSFGLKRAARLTVDASPEPVAKGARLTVTGKLVRANWDTYRYAGYVGQAVKLQFRPKNSSTYTTVAMVNTNSTGNLRTTVKAVKDGYWRWNFTGTATTGPAKAAGDYVDVRP, from the coding sequence ATGAGCCGCTTCGCCGCACCACCCGGCACCGGACAAGGAGGCGGGCGCGACACGGCCCCGTCCGTCGCCGCCGCACGCGCCGTACGGCGCAGGCCCGTCGGCCGCGCCACGAGCCGCGGGGTCGTGGTGGGGGCCGTCGCCGTCCTGCTGGCGGGGGCCGGCACCTCGGTCGGGGCCGCGGCCGGAACCGCGTCCGGCGACCCGGTGGTCAGCGGCGCCACCGTCAACTCCGGACGCGACGTCATCGTGGGCATCACGCACGACGTGCGGTTCTCGGTGACGGTCACCGGGTCGGACGACTCCGGTCTGTCCTTCGCCGACGTGGATCTGAAGGGGCCGCACGGCGGTTTCTACACGACCGACGCGTACTGCGAGACCCCGACGGCATGCACGACGGGGTTCACCGTCAACGCTCACCCGGCTCCGGGCAGCGACGACTGGGTGGACCTGGCCAACGCCAACGCGGGGACATGGTCGGTCGACGCCCTGGTCGACGCCGGCGACGGCGATTCCCGCTTCGCCCCCGGCGTGGGGTCCTTCGGCCTCAAACGTGCCGCGCGGCTCACGGTCGACGCCTCACCGGAACCGGTGGCCAAGGGCGCGCGCCTCACCGTCACCGGCAAGCTCGTGCGGGCCAACTGGGACACCTACCGGTACGCGGGATACGTGGGCCAGGCCGTGAAGCTGCAGTTCCGCCCGAAGAACAGCAGCACCTACACCACGGTGGCCATGGTGAACACCAACAGCACCGGCAACCTTCGCACCACGGTCAAGGCGGTCAAGGACGGCTACTGGCGGTGGAACTTCACCGGCACCGCGACGACCGGCCCGGCCAAGGCCGCCGGCGACTACGTCGACGTGCGTCCCTGA
- a CDS encoding thiopeptide-type bacteriocin biosynthesis protein → MSFDQLTQAAEPSPTQHAVLAVLTGLPLADAAQQYRMDPVVLSDAVAVYDQAGREALACHAATTDWWQTYLHFTDWPNADTTFITHVLPILREAETAGAIDGWWYTRKHPCWRLRLRVQPAGGAKLAVGDGFDRLVSDGHLQRWWPGIYEPETPAFGGKTSMTAAHALFVTDSRQIQELCQRDDLTVGPRELSVLLCTIMMRAARLEWYEQGDVWDRVITTEHRSAISDVPPDRLNARAREIRPLLLADSDVLLRFDGPLEPVAEWAGAFRSAGQALAHGVQDGSLDRGLRQVLSYHMIFHWNRLGLSMRGQSILAWAARTAILHGDGHKGG, encoded by the coding sequence ATGTCTTTTGATCAACTGACTCAGGCAGCCGAGCCGAGCCCGACGCAGCACGCCGTCCTCGCCGTCCTGACTGGCCTGCCGCTCGCCGACGCAGCACAGCAGTACCGGATGGACCCCGTGGTCCTCTCCGACGCGGTCGCGGTCTACGACCAGGCCGGCCGGGAAGCGCTGGCCTGCCACGCGGCCACCACCGACTGGTGGCAGACGTACCTCCACTTCACCGACTGGCCGAACGCCGACACCACCTTCATCACGCACGTCCTGCCCATCCTGCGCGAAGCGGAGACCGCTGGCGCGATCGACGGTTGGTGGTACACCAGAAAGCACCCCTGCTGGCGTCTGCGCCTCCGGGTCCAGCCTGCGGGCGGCGCCAAGCTGGCAGTCGGGGACGGCTTCGACCGCCTAGTCTCCGACGGGCACCTTCAGCGCTGGTGGCCCGGTATCTACGAGCCTGAGACGCCAGCGTTCGGCGGGAAGACCAGCATGACGGCTGCGCACGCCCTGTTCGTCACCGACAGCCGACAGATCCAGGAGTTGTGCCAGCGCGACGATCTCACCGTCGGGCCCAGGGAGCTGTCCGTCCTGCTGTGCACGATCATGATGCGCGCCGCCCGGTTGGAGTGGTACGAGCAGGGCGATGTCTGGGACCGCGTCATCACGACGGAACACCGCTCGGCCATCAGCGACGTTCCGCCGGACCGTCTCAACGCCCGAGCCCGCGAGATCCGTCCTCTCCTTCTCGCCGACAGCGACGTCCTGCTTCGCTTCGACGGCCCGCTGGAGCCCGTCGCCGAGTGGGCTGGCGCGTTCCGCAGCGCCGGCCAAGCACTCGCCCACGGCGTCCAGGACGGGTCACTGGATCGCGGGCTGCGACAGGTGCTCAGCTATCACATGATCTTCCACTGGAACCGGCTCGGGTTGTCCATGCGAGGGCAGAGCATCCTGGCCTGGGCGGCCAGGACAGCGATCCTGCACGGCGATGGGCACAAGGGAGGCTGA
- a CDS encoding FUSC family protein, producing MASASGAVGRAGHGGKARGLSARVFALAPEGLRWPRGVLFLDLALVPLIVFWAVGHQVYLPSALFGLLFTLLADPGGGLGQRVSRSAAFALLGAGLTAAAFALGGVAWYWLTLVVFAVTLTAGLAAVFGARRFAAALLLDVWFVIALALAFGLHHSGRVSSLTWAQVLAWTGGAALWIVMGLVEWLIHGRGERPQPIAEIPGDTSRKRLTPPLAVFALIRALTIAGTVALAFGLELSHGYWMPIAAVVAMKPSLRQAALVSAQRLTGALIGAVAAALLLLVPTALSGFRLVVTERGLEVVALVLFMHGVVIRFWNYALYSAAIAAGALILVGLPQPSDYAAEGYRVLWTLCGAGLALLVLLLAGLLTRRATGAPHPPS from the coding sequence ATGGCCAGTGCGAGCGGAGCAGTCGGACGGGCCGGTCACGGAGGAAAGGCCAGGGGCCTGTCGGCGAGGGTGTTCGCGCTCGCACCCGAGGGACTCCGCTGGCCGCGCGGGGTGCTGTTCCTGGACCTCGCCCTGGTGCCGCTGATCGTCTTCTGGGCGGTCGGCCACCAGGTGTACCTTCCCAGCGCGCTGTTCGGCCTGCTGTTCACGTTGCTCGCCGACCCCGGGGGCGGCCTCGGACAGCGCGTGTCCCGCTCGGCCGCCTTCGCGCTCCTCGGCGCGGGGCTGACCGCGGCGGCGTTCGCCCTGGGGGGAGTGGCCTGGTACTGGCTGACGCTCGTGGTCTTCGCGGTGACGCTGACCGCGGGCCTGGCCGCCGTGTTCGGAGCCCGCAGGTTCGCCGCCGCGCTGCTGCTCGACGTCTGGTTCGTCATCGCCCTCGCGCTCGCGTTCGGCTTGCATCACTCCGGCCGCGTCAGCAGCCTCACCTGGGCACAGGTGCTCGCCTGGACCGGCGGGGCGGCGCTGTGGATCGTGATGGGCCTCGTCGAGTGGCTGATCCACGGGCGCGGCGAACGCCCCCAGCCGATCGCGGAGATCCCCGGGGACACCTCGCGGAAGAGGCTGACACCTCCGCTGGCCGTGTTCGCGCTGATCCGCGCCCTGACCATCGCCGGGACCGTCGCCCTGGCGTTCGGACTGGAGCTGTCGCACGGCTACTGGATGCCGATCGCGGCCGTCGTCGCGATGAAGCCGAGCCTGCGGCAGGCCGCGCTGGTCTCCGCGCAGCGCCTCACCGGCGCGCTGATCGGGGCCGTCGCCGCCGCGCTGCTGCTGCTGGTGCCCACCGCGTTGAGCGGGTTCAGGCTGGTGGTGACCGAGCGCGGACTCGAAGTCGTCGCGCTCGTCCTGTTCATGCACGGGGTGGTGATCCGGTTCTGGAACTATGCGCTCTACTCCGCGGCCATCGCCGCGGGAGCGCTCATCCTGGTGGGCCTCCCGCAGCCCTCCGACTACGCCGCCGAGGGCTACCGGGTGCTGTGGACGCTGTGCGGCGCGGGGCTGGCCCTGCTCGTCCTGCTGCTCGCGGGCCTGCTCACCAGGCGCGCCACCGGAGCACCGCACCCTCCGTCCTGA
- a CDS encoding DUF6529 family protein, which yields MTTPPRHAAPGRPSLARAGALLVLIAALSAGVAVAIWVIGRNHTPQYTTDLFGARGADAVTLKARMGSALFGLALVQLGLALWMYGRLPRVAAAPRAVRVAHRVVGWVAFLLSVPIAFHCVRTYGVETTSARVQLHSVAGCALYGAFVAKVLVVRSRRLPGWTLPAAGSALFVAIGLLWYSGALWALNGSDAPGL from the coding sequence GTGACGACACCTCCACGCCACGCCGCCCCCGGGCGGCCCTCTCTCGCGCGGGCGGGCGCACTGCTGGTGCTGATCGCCGCCCTGTCGGCGGGCGTGGCGGTGGCGATCTGGGTGATCGGCCGGAACCACACGCCCCAGTACACGACGGACCTGTTCGGCGCCCGGGGCGCCGACGCGGTCACCCTCAAGGCCCGCATGGGCAGCGCCCTGTTCGGCCTGGCGCTCGTCCAGCTGGGCCTGGCCCTGTGGATGTACGGGCGGCTCCCGCGCGTCGCGGCCGCGCCCCGCGCGGTCCGCGTCGCCCACCGCGTGGTCGGGTGGGTCGCCTTCCTGCTGTCGGTGCCCATCGCCTTCCACTGCGTCCGCACGTACGGCGTCGAGACCACCAGCGCCCGTGTCCAGCTGCACTCGGTCGCGGGCTGCGCGCTCTACGGGGCGTTCGTCGCCAAGGTGCTGGTGGTGCGCAGCCGCCGGCTCCCCGGCTGGACGCTCCCGGCCGCCGGAAGCGCCCTCTTCGTGGCCATCGGCCTGCTCTGGTACTCCGGCGCGCTGTGGGCCCTCAACGGATCCGACGCCCCGGGCCTGTGA
- a CDS encoding toll/interleukin-1 receptor domain-containing protein → MGGVFINYRRSPRATDAVHRLRDRLSRHFGDAQVFLDTSSMLPGNRYPDDLRGRVHDCEVLLVTISEGWLEARDPSGARSLDRAGDWVRHEIELALAAGKTVIPLLLDAVEPPSPELLPASIRDLSLRQAHRIPADGWDAAVEELIATLETLVAPEWVPAVLSEVRPPRRPGRLLGWATGLLAAALCVLVPWAATATGSPPEPGDDPVALLLALASLGLMGFVLIAVLLSCGLMRRPVQAWERDLQDATQENYLRATYPVPAFLLLFAIVLVIQVWGRSPGFAVVLMLGMCTAVGPMAARFVRSLKDDRERWVQWPEAMPSAAPMAVVRREIARLDVRTQEWGAPIRREQRDRARFALEELAGAVAAQGRAAERGRLRWLCEAQPWIFSGYFLWLALTVALTLAWTLPLGVEGGGGPRLYAAPVATGVVGLLLAWTTMECAYRYQRWQSRMFHAEAVRRLALIGARVDTLSFPSRTRLTTATER, encoded by the coding sequence ATGGGGGGCGTCTTCATCAACTACCGCAGGAGTCCGCGTGCCACAGATGCGGTGCACCGGCTGCGTGATCGGCTCAGCCGTCACTTCGGTGACGCACAAGTCTTCCTCGACACGTCGTCGATGCTGCCGGGTAACCGCTACCCAGACGACCTCAGAGGCCGAGTGCATGACTGCGAGGTTCTGCTCGTCACCATTTCGGAAGGCTGGTTGGAGGCGCGGGACCCGTCGGGCGCGCGATCCCTCGACCGCGCGGGCGACTGGGTGCGGCACGAGATCGAACTGGCGCTTGCCGCTGGGAAGACCGTGATCCCCCTGCTCCTTGACGCCGTAGAGCCACCGTCGCCCGAGTTGCTTCCCGCGTCGATCCGCGATCTCTCCCTTCGCCAGGCACATCGGATCCCCGCAGATGGCTGGGACGCGGCCGTTGAGGAGCTGATCGCCACGCTGGAGACCCTGGTGGCACCGGAGTGGGTGCCAGCAGTCCTGTCTGAAGTACGGCCGCCACGACGGCCCGGCCGACTGCTCGGCTGGGCCACCGGTCTCCTCGCCGCCGCACTCTGCGTTCTCGTGCCGTGGGCAGCAACGGCGACCGGGTCGCCTCCAGAGCCGGGCGACGACCCGGTCGCTCTGCTGCTGGCCCTGGCGTCCCTTGGGCTGATGGGCTTCGTTCTAATCGCTGTACTGCTGTCCTGCGGCCTCATGCGCCGCCCCGTTCAGGCGTGGGAACGTGACCTGCAGGACGCCACGCAGGAGAACTACCTTCGGGCAACCTATCCGGTGCCGGCCTTTCTCCTGCTGTTCGCAATAGTGCTCGTGATTCAAGTGTGGGGGCGGAGTCCCGGCTTCGCCGTCGTACTGATGCTGGGCATGTGTACCGCCGTCGGCCCGATGGCCGCCCGTTTCGTGCGCTCCCTCAAGGACGACCGCGAACGGTGGGTGCAGTGGCCGGAGGCGATGCCCTCGGCAGCCCCGATGGCGGTGGTACGGCGGGAGATCGCTCGGCTTGACGTGCGTACACAAGAGTGGGGCGCGCCTATCCGGCGAGAGCAGCGGGACCGAGCACGGTTCGCGCTCGAAGAACTGGCAGGGGCGGTGGCGGCTCAGGGGCGGGCGGCGGAACGTGGGCGGTTGCGATGGCTGTGTGAGGCGCAGCCCTGGATCTTCAGCGGGTACTTCCTGTGGTTGGCGCTCACCGTCGCCCTCACGCTCGCCTGGACTTTGCCCCTCGGAGTCGAAGGCGGGGGTGGGCCGCGGCTCTACGCGGCACCCGTGGCCACTGGGGTCGTGGGGCTCTTGCTGGCCTGGACGACCATGGAGTGCGCTTACCGCTACCAGCGGTGGCAGAGTCGGATGTTTCACGCGGAGGCGGTGCGACGGCTCGCTCTGATAGGGGCGCGGGTCGACACGCTCAGTTTCCCGTCGCGTACGCGGCTGACGACAGCGACGGAACGCTAG
- a CDS encoding toll/interleukin-1 receptor domain-containing protein: MIYTPGEVKGLAPVRDAAVLRARQQPDLRDVFLCHAWDDRRGAATELCDLLEAEGVSVWLSEKDIALGLPFMREIDRGLARSRTGLVLVTPALLTRLKRGGVSDKELSELLARDLLLPVIHETTYSELRDVSPLLASRNGLDTAEDSMAVVAIKIAELVAVEDDQLAAN; the protein is encoded by the coding sequence GTGATCTACACGCCTGGCGAGGTGAAGGGTCTGGCTCCTGTTCGCGACGCCGCCGTGTTGCGCGCGCGTCAACAGCCTGACCTTCGCGATGTCTTCCTCTGCCACGCGTGGGATGACCGGCGCGGTGCTGCCACGGAGTTGTGCGACCTGCTGGAAGCAGAGGGCGTGTCGGTCTGGTTGAGCGAGAAGGACATCGCGCTCGGCCTGCCGTTCATGCGGGAAATCGACAGAGGGCTGGCGAGGTCGCGTACGGGTCTCGTTCTGGTCACCCCTGCGCTACTGACACGCCTCAAGCGCGGTGGCGTCTCTGACAAGGAGCTCTCGGAGCTCCTTGCACGTGACCTGCTGCTCCCCGTCATACACGAGACGACCTACAGCGAACTCCGGGACGTCAGCCCCCTACTTGCATCCCGAAACGGGTTGGACACGGCTGAGGATTCGATGGCAGTAGTTGCCATCAAGATCGCAGAGCTGGTGGCCGTTGAGGACGACCAGCTCGCGGCGAACTGA